Proteins encoded by one window of Pseudomonas sp. PSKL.D1:
- a CDS encoding EAL domain-containing protein — translation MPLTVKRPARWSWRALLPWGIGVLPVACGLAVMHWQTQRELQLSSQATTQQVVAHVERMLDNLSAAAQALIPLAGSPCEQAQLNLRSQVTRNAFVRSTNLFQHNTLYCSSLFGDFDEPVDANDYTDGKLWLMDGNSVTPGHPLLVYRGSDGDRGAITTVDGEHLLTALRLIGPDQILQVRVGNHWLGKDGIVREGPPPAAPTANVLLSSTRYPFSVQGGYDANKPAELLLGHYPALLSLLLVLGAVAGTICHWQIRRASSPRAELRRALEADEFLPYYQPVVRKGDYRWAGVEVLMRWDHPREGLVRPDLFIPYAEHSGQIVAMTRALMLHTAQSLAPYAALLEDGFHIGINITADHCRDLDLLDDCRTFLQHFPPGRIVLTLELTERKLIEATPVTLDLFEKLHEMGVMIALDDFGTGQSSLSYLRQFKVDYLKIDQSFVAMIGSDALSQHILDSIIELSGKLSLGIVAEGVETDIQRDYLARHGVDFQQGYLFARPMPAAEFLQALANSQNSAPRLPQGTPPEIMRG, via the coding sequence ATGCCGCTCACTGTTAAACGTCCCGCCCGCTGGAGCTGGCGAGCGCTGCTCCCCTGGGGCATTGGTGTGTTGCCGGTGGCCTGCGGCCTGGCGGTGATGCACTGGCAGACACAACGCGAACTGCAGCTCAGCAGCCAGGCCACCACGCAACAGGTCGTGGCCCATGTGGAACGCATGCTCGACAACCTGTCGGCCGCCGCCCAGGCCCTGATTCCGCTGGCGGGCAGCCCGTGCGAGCAGGCCCAACTCAACCTGCGCAGCCAGGTGACGCGCAACGCATTCGTACGTTCGACCAACCTGTTTCAGCACAACACCCTGTATTGCAGCTCATTGTTTGGTGACTTCGACGAGCCCGTCGACGCCAATGACTACACCGACGGCAAACTGTGGCTGATGGACGGCAACTCGGTAACCCCCGGCCACCCACTGCTGGTGTACCGCGGCAGCGACGGGGACCGCGGCGCGATCACCACGGTGGATGGTGAACACCTGCTGACCGCCCTGCGCCTGATCGGCCCGGACCAGATCCTGCAAGTTCGGGTAGGCAACCATTGGCTTGGCAAGGATGGCATTGTGCGTGAGGGCCCTCCACCTGCTGCGCCCACGGCAAACGTGCTATTGAGCTCGACACGTTACCCCTTCAGCGTGCAAGGCGGTTACGACGCCAACAAACCGGCTGAACTGCTGCTCGGCCATTACCCGGCCCTGCTCAGCCTGTTGCTGGTGCTCGGCGCAGTGGCCGGCACCATCTGCCACTGGCAGATTCGCCGGGCCAGCTCACCACGCGCCGAACTGCGCCGGGCGCTGGAAGCCGACGAATTTCTGCCCTACTACCAACCGGTGGTGCGCAAAGGTGATTACCGCTGGGCCGGGGTGGAAGTGTTGATGCGCTGGGACCACCCGCGCGAAGGCCTTGTGCGCCCGGACCTGTTCATCCCCTATGCCGAGCACAGTGGGCAAATCGTTGCCATGACCCGTGCGCTCATGCTGCATACTGCGCAAAGCCTGGCGCCTTACGCAGCGCTGCTGGAGGATGGCTTTCACATCGGCATCAATATCACTGCCGACCATTGCCGGGACTTGGACCTGCTCGACGATTGCCGCACATTCCTGCAGCACTTCCCGCCCGGGCGCATAGTGCTGACACTGGAATTGACAGAACGCAAGTTGATCGAAGCAACACCAGTCACCCTCGATCTGTTCGAAAAATTGCACGAAATGGGCGTGATGATCGCCCTGGACGACTTCGGCACCGGCCAGTCCAGCCTCAGTTACCTGCGCCAGTTCAAGGTCGACTACCTGAAAATCGACCAGAGTTTCGTCGCCATGATCGGCAGCGATGCACTGTCACAGCATATTCTGGACAGCATCATCGAGCTGTCGGGCAAGCTCAGCCTCGGCATCGTGGCCGAGGGTGTGGAAACCGACATCCAGCGCGACTACCTGGCGCGCCATGGGGTGGACTTCCAGCAGGGCTACCTGTTCGCCAGGCCCATGCCCGCCGCCGAGTTTCTTCAGGCCCTGGCCAATAGCCAGAACAGCGCTCCCCGGTTGCCCCAAGGCACGCCCCCTGAGATCATGCGCGGCTGA
- the hppD gene encoding 4-hydroxyphenylpyruvate dioxygenase, which translates to MADIFDNPMGLMGFEFIELASPTPGVLEPVFQILGFTKVATHRSKDVHLYRQGGINLILNNEPKSIASYFAAEHGPSVCGMAFRVRNAHEAYARALELGAQPVEIETGPMELRLPAIKGIGGAPLYLIDRYEEGSSIYDIDFNYIEGVDRNPKGAGLKVIDHLTHNVYRGRMAYWAGFYEKLFNFREIRYFDIKGEYTGLTSKAMTAPDGLIRIPLNEESSKGAGQIEEFLMQFNGEGIQHVAFLTDDLLKTWDALKGYGMRFMTAPPQTYYEMLEERLPGHGEPVDQLQARGILLDGASEAGDKRLLLQIFSETLLGPVFFEFIQRKGDDGFGEGNFKALFESIERDQVRRGVLNVE; encoded by the coding sequence ATGGCTGATATCTTTGACAACCCAATGGGCCTGATGGGCTTTGAATTCATTGAACTGGCTTCGCCGACCCCCGGTGTGCTCGAGCCAGTCTTCCAGATACTGGGTTTCACCAAGGTGGCCACCCATCGCTCCAAGGATGTGCACCTGTATCGCCAGGGCGGCATCAACCTGATCCTCAACAATGAACCCAAGAGCATCGCGTCGTACTTTGCCGCTGAACACGGCCCATCGGTATGCGGCATGGCCTTCCGCGTGCGCAACGCTCACGAAGCCTATGCCCGTGCCCTTGAGCTGGGCGCCCAACCCGTGGAAATCGAGACCGGCCCGATGGAGCTGCGCCTGCCGGCGATCAAGGGCATTGGTGGTGCGCCGCTGTACCTGATCGATCGTTACGAAGAGGGCAGTTCGATTTATGACATCGACTTCAACTACATCGAAGGCGTCGACCGTAACCCGAAAGGCGCGGGCCTGAAGGTTATCGACCACCTTACCCATAACGTTTATCGCGGGCGCATGGCCTACTGGGCCGGCTTCTACGAGAAACTCTTCAACTTCCGCGAAATTCGCTACTTCGACATCAAGGGCGAATACACCGGGCTGACGTCCAAGGCCATGACCGCTCCAGACGGTTTGATCCGCATTCCGCTCAATGAAGAGTCTTCCAAGGGGGCGGGGCAGATCGAAGAATTCCTGATGCAGTTCAACGGTGAAGGCATCCAGCACGTGGCATTCCTCACCGATGACCTGCTCAAGACCTGGGACGCGTTGAAAGGCTACGGCATGCGCTTCATGACGGCACCGCCGCAAACCTATTATGAAATGCTTGAAGAGCGCCTGCCGGGCCATGGTGAACCCGTAGACCAGTTGCAGGCCCGTGGCATCTTGCTGGATGGGGCCTCCGAGGCCGGTGACAAGCGCCTGCTGCTGCAGATTTTCTCGGAGACCCTGTTGGGGCCAGTGTTCTTCGAATTTATCCAGCGCAAGGGTGACGATGGCTTTGGCGAAGGTAATTTCAAGGCCTTGTTCGAGTCCATCGAGCGGGACCAGGTACGTCGTGGCGTGCTGAACGTCGAGTAA
- a CDS encoding CSS-motif domain-containing protein, translated as MWGFTFHRRTVLELMLTVFISCLPIASGLMVMIYQQDRKLEDNARVSVTEAIHSVDLALERMHTAAVTALPLAQTSCDIARDKLVKLVSNLQSLQGLMLAKDEIVYCSTMPSPLYDSAQPVAFKSPVSLVVDPFSTPNAVLIAYQLLHEKSSVIALAYGLELRNELRAFKDGLILLLEFGDTYITASGDSRDPRRPSQTEYRTTGVSAKFGYTVVAGYPAGYSTQEARNTILQVAPSLALVGIFTGVVFFWGMSNHRIKRGSTAAKNNDDGT; from the coding sequence ATGTGGGGATTTACTTTTCATCGTCGTACAGTGCTGGAACTGATGCTGACGGTGTTTATTAGCTGCCTACCCATCGCGTCGGGCTTGATGGTCATGATCTACCAGCAGGATCGAAAGCTTGAGGACAATGCGCGGGTTTCTGTGACGGAGGCCATCCATTCGGTGGACCTGGCATTGGAGCGTATGCACACAGCGGCCGTCACGGCACTGCCATTAGCTCAAACCTCCTGCGACATCGCACGAGACAAGCTGGTTAAATTGGTCTCCAACTTGCAAAGCCTGCAAGGATTGATGTTGGCAAAAGACGAAATTGTCTATTGCAGCACAATGCCATCTCCGCTTTACGACAGTGCTCAGCCAGTGGCTTTCAAATCGCCGGTCAGCCTGGTCGTCGACCCATTTTCAACGCCCAATGCAGTGTTGATTGCTTATCAACTTCTGCACGAAAAAAGCAGTGTCATCGCGTTGGCTTACGGCCTGGAACTGCGTAATGAATTACGCGCCTTCAAGGACGGCCTGATACTGCTTCTGGAGTTTGGTGACACGTACATAACAGCGTCCGGCGATAGCCGTGACCCACGCCGACCATCGCAAACCGAATACAGGACGACAGGCGTGTCGGCCAAATTCGGCTACACCGTGGTAGCGGGTTATCCAGCTGGCTATTCGACCCAGGAGGCACGCAATACCATCCTGCAGGTAGCGCCATCCCTGGCGCTGGTCGGGATCTTCACAGGAGTGGTCTTTTTTTGGGGAATGAGCAACCACCGCATCAAGCGTGGCAGTACCGCCGCCAAAAATAACGACGACGGTACTTGA
- a CDS encoding type 1 glutamine amidotransferase domain-containing protein: protein MSKKILVVLTNTAKYPTLNRATGLWLGEAVHFVDIVQKAGFTVDYVSPGGGYVPVDPHSLQLAPETDWNWYNDKAFMNRLGASHPPSKVKAEEYCAIYYTGGHGVMYDFPDNDQLQDIARRIYESNGIVAAVCHGVAGLLNIKLSNNSLLLRERQVTGFSNVEEKLAELDKVVPFLTENELGARGGKYTRHDDPWAPFVVCDGRVMTGQNPASTALLAEKVIGALKTSG, encoded by the coding sequence ATGAGCAAGAAAATACTGGTTGTGTTGACCAATACTGCCAAGTACCCAACCTTGAATCGGGCCACTGGCCTGTGGTTGGGCGAGGCCGTGCACTTCGTCGATATAGTTCAGAAGGCCGGGTTTACCGTAGATTACGTAAGCCCCGGCGGTGGATACGTACCCGTTGACCCTCACAGTTTGCAGCTGGCGCCAGAAACCGACTGGAACTGGTACAACGACAAAGCGTTCATGAACCGTCTGGGCGCTTCGCACCCACCCTCAAAGGTCAAGGCCGAGGAGTATTGCGCCATCTATTACACAGGCGGCCATGGGGTGATGTACGACTTTCCGGACAATGATCAGTTGCAGGACATTGCCCGCCGTATCTATGAAAGCAACGGCATAGTCGCAGCCGTATGCCACGGGGTGGCGGGCCTTCTGAACATCAAGCTCAGCAACAACAGCTTGCTGCTCAGGGAACGTCAGGTAACCGGTTTCTCCAACGTTGAAGAAAAACTGGCCGAACTGGACAAAGTCGTACCCTTTTTGACTGAAAACGAACTCGGGGCCAGAGGCGGCAAGTACACCAGGCATGATGACCCTTGGGCACCCTTCGTGGTGTGCGACGGGCGCGTCATGACTGGGCAGAACCCCGCATCAACGGCCCTGCTTGCTGAAAAGGTGATAGGCGCACTCAAGACGTCTGGCTAG
- a CDS encoding ATP-binding protein, translating to MFVDAMGEHIAKFDWQRTELGALPLWQASLRIAVDTMLLSPFPSAVVWGPGMTVVHNDAYLPLLNGIQHGLGRGFDTLWGSMWPELGPWVFKALQGQASFVQDEPQRIECATTGVSGWFRFSYTPIRDEHHDVVGFLHTAIETSASEHVLDQWREQTMAFERQIKRYMDDLEYMWQLSRDAMVTVTRDLRLQSANPAWYRILGWREDQVRDMPVLQLIHPADRAEVEVAVTKFVGERITDVFETRMRHADGHYRCFRWTAKFDGALLTAVGRDITDDREEAMRQSRALIRDTQRLEMVGQLAGGMAHEMNNLLSGVGGSLELLQRRLAEGRLDRIDSYVELARDTVNRAMTLTHRLLAFSRHQPLSPKPLNINHQLSLMEPLLLQALGAEMHLAWEMDVSPWAVCLDVTQLESSLINLCANARDACLERGTVMIRTMNTRLAAPFPDEKGLPPGDYVALQVEDDGHGMPADYLNRAFEPFFTTKAVGRGSGLGLPMVHGFVRQSGGYIWIDSTPDQGAKVCMLFPRISMPVAEEPVVCLPRVTEATGQRLLLVDDEHGLRGLIVEYLRERGFNAYEATDSTSALERFRNEGPFDLVITDVGLPGGFSGRQLVKTMRMIKPEQKVLFITGYTDFSLDAHQLQGADTALLLKPFQLETLANQILLMLTE from the coding sequence ATGTTCGTGGATGCCATGGGCGAACACATTGCCAAGTTCGACTGGCAGCGCACCGAACTGGGCGCTTTGCCACTCTGGCAGGCAAGCTTGCGCATCGCTGTGGATACGATGCTGCTTTCACCGTTCCCCAGCGCTGTGGTCTGGGGGCCGGGGATGACCGTGGTGCACAATGATGCCTATTTGCCGTTGCTGAACGGCATACAGCATGGCTTGGGCAGGGGCTTCGATACGCTGTGGGGAAGCATGTGGCCAGAGCTGGGCCCTTGGGTGTTCAAGGCGTTGCAAGGCCAAGCCAGTTTCGTTCAGGACGAGCCCCAGCGGATCGAGTGCGCTACAACCGGCGTAAGTGGCTGGTTCAGATTCAGCTATACACCTATCCGCGACGAGCACCATGACGTGGTGGGCTTCCTGCACACTGCCATCGAGACCTCTGCCAGTGAGCACGTTCTTGACCAGTGGCGCGAGCAGACCATGGCATTCGAGCGGCAGATAAAGCGCTACATGGATGACCTTGAGTACATGTGGCAGTTGTCACGCGACGCCATGGTCACGGTAACGCGTGACTTGCGACTGCAAAGTGCAAACCCCGCCTGGTATCGCATTCTAGGGTGGCGCGAGGACCAGGTGCGCGATATGCCAGTCTTGCAACTGATCCACCCTGCCGACAGGGCCGAGGTCGAAGTTGCCGTCACCAAGTTTGTGGGCGAACGGATTACCGACGTGTTCGAGACCCGAATGCGTCACGCAGACGGGCACTACCGGTGCTTCCGTTGGACTGCCAAGTTCGATGGTGCGCTGCTGACGGCCGTGGGGCGTGATATCACCGACGACCGTGAGGAGGCCATGCGCCAGTCCAGGGCCTTGATTCGCGATACCCAGCGGCTGGAAATGGTCGGCCAGTTGGCGGGCGGCATGGCCCATGAAATGAACAACCTGCTGTCCGGGGTAGGCGGTAGCCTTGAACTGCTGCAACGGCGGTTGGCCGAGGGCCGTCTTGACCGGATTGACAGCTATGTGGAACTGGCTCGCGATACAGTGAATCGCGCCATGACGCTGACCCACCGGCTATTGGCGTTTTCCCGGCATCAACCGTTGTCGCCCAAGCCCTTGAATATCAACCATCAGCTGTCTCTGATGGAGCCCCTGCTGTTGCAGGCACTGGGGGCGGAAATGCACCTGGCATGGGAGATGGACGTATCGCCTTGGGCCGTTTGCCTGGATGTCACCCAGCTGGAGAGCAGCTTGATCAATTTGTGCGCCAATGCCCGCGATGCCTGCCTGGAGCGCGGCACGGTCATGATCCGCACCATGAACACGCGCCTGGCCGCGCCATTCCCTGACGAAAAAGGGTTACCACCGGGCGATTATGTTGCGCTGCAGGTAGAGGACGATGGCCATGGCATGCCGGCCGACTATCTTAACAGGGCATTCGAACCGTTTTTCACCACCAAGGCGGTGGGCCGTGGCTCGGGGCTTGGCTTACCCATGGTGCATGGCTTCGTACGCCAGTCGGGGGGCTATATCTGGATAGATTCAACGCCCGACCAAGGGGCAAAGGTCTGCATGCTGTTCCCGCGCATCAGTATGCCGGTTGCCGAGGAGCCGGTGGTATGTCTGCCCCGGGTCACCGAGGCCACAGGGCAGCGCCTGTTGCTGGTCGACGATGAACACGGCCTGCGGGGGCTTATTGTCGAATATTTGCGTGAAAGGGGCTTCAACGCGTATGAAGCAACGGACTCGACCAGTGCCCTGGAACGCTTTCGCAACGAGGGGCCATTTGACCTGGTGATTACTGATGTCGGTTTGCCGGGCGGGTTCAGTGGGCGTCAGCTGGTGAAAACGATGCGCATGATAAAACCCGAGCAGAAAGTCCTGTTCATTACCGGCTATACCGATTTTTCGTTGGATGCGCACCAGTTGCAGGGTGCAGACACTGCTCTGTTGCTCAAACCCTTTCAGCTGGAAACCCTTGCCAATCAGATACTTCTGATGCTCACGGAGTAA
- a CDS encoding response regulator, with the protein MASSLSLDERAVIMAPTQLATDTAALLANAGITCLCTGDIDKFEAGLAEGAGLAIIAQNTLDTFTQDGLHAFIKGQPSWSDLPIVMITQVATTATTPCDHPLGNLTLLVTPYEETQLVQLSQTALRNRRRQYQARDQLSALQYRVELDTRSEQEHISEMALQQTRKMEAIGQLAGGVAHDFNNLLTSIGGSFELIDRRLKQGRTQGLESVLHMGREAVSRASRLTHRLLAFSSRQSLHSQRIDLQAMLQAQKLDARYTVNLHLDLANDLWPVQADQGQLQEALENLLLNACEAMPNGGDLSIKARNQPVEAEDFAGSGLANGDYACLSIIDDGQGMSQGTLEHAFEPFFSTKPIGQGIGLGLSMVYGFSKQSHGHVLLKSQIGQGTQVDLYLPRHLDQPKPHPALPVPQPESVGRHVLLVEDDYPVRQLLTQALQDYGFICQSVGSAAEALQLLQSSQPIDLLVSDVGLPGMNGRQLAEIARKLKPHLPVLFITGYAETAMSREGFLGPGMQMIGKPFELKHLQERVKLMLGKH; encoded by the coding sequence TTGGCCAGTTCGCTGTCGCTGGACGAACGTGCCGTGATCATGGCACCGACGCAGCTTGCCACTGACACCGCTGCGCTCTTGGCCAACGCCGGTATAACCTGCCTTTGCACCGGCGACATCGATAAATTCGAAGCTGGCCTGGCAGAAGGTGCCGGGCTGGCCATCATTGCGCAAAACACGCTCGATACCTTTACCCAGGACGGGCTGCATGCGTTCATCAAAGGTCAGCCCAGCTGGTCCGACCTGCCTATCGTGATGATTACTCAGGTCGCCACCACCGCTACAACCCCTTGCGACCACCCCTTGGGCAACCTCACGTTATTGGTGACACCCTACGAAGAAACGCAGCTGGTGCAACTGAGCCAGACGGCTTTGCGCAACCGACGCCGTCAGTATCAAGCTCGCGATCAGCTGTCGGCGTTGCAGTACCGCGTGGAGCTCGATACTCGCAGCGAACAGGAACACATCAGCGAGATGGCCCTGCAACAAACCCGCAAGATGGAAGCCATCGGCCAGTTGGCCGGCGGCGTAGCGCATGATTTCAACAACCTGCTAACCAGTATTGGCGGTAGTTTCGAGTTGATCGACCGGCGCTTGAAGCAAGGGCGCACACAAGGGTTGGAGAGCGTGCTGCACATGGGCCGGGAAGCCGTGTCGCGGGCATCAAGGCTTACCCATCGCTTGCTCGCGTTTTCGTCGCGCCAATCGCTGCACAGCCAGCGCATCGACCTGCAGGCCATGCTGCAGGCGCAGAAGCTGGACGCCAGGTACACGGTCAACCTGCATCTGGACCTCGCCAACGACCTGTGGCCCGTACAGGCCGACCAAGGGCAGTTGCAGGAAGCCCTTGAAAACCTGCTGCTAAACGCCTGCGAAGCCATGCCCAACGGTGGCGATCTGAGCATCAAGGCCCGTAACCAGCCAGTCGAAGCAGAAGATTTTGCCGGTTCCGGCCTGGCCAATGGCGATTATGCCTGCCTGAGCATCATCGATGATGGCCAGGGCATGTCGCAAGGTACGCTCGAACATGCCTTCGAGCCCTTCTTCAGTACCAAACCGATCGGCCAGGGCATTGGCCTGGGTTTGTCGATGGTCTATGGCTTCAGCAAACAATCCCATGGCCACGTGCTGCTGAAAAGCCAGATAGGCCAAGGCACTCAGGTAGACCTTTACCTGCCCAGGCATCTGGACCAACCCAAGCCACACCCTGCGTTGCCTGTGCCCCAGCCCGAAAGCGTGGGCCGGCATGTGTTGTTGGTGGAGGACGATTACCCTGTACGCCAGCTGTTGACGCAAGCATTGCAGGACTACGGTTTTATCTGCCAGAGCGTGGGCAGTGCTGCTGAAGCGCTGCAATTGCTGCAGTCGTCACAGCCCATCGACCTGCTGGTCAGCGATGTCGGGCTGCCCGGCATGAATGGCAGGCAACTGGCGGAAATTGCCCGTAAGTTAAAACCACACCTGCCGGTGCTGTTCATCACCGGGTACGCCGAGACGGCGATGTCGCGTGAAGGGTTTCTCGGGCCAGGCATGCAAATGATCGGCAAGCCTTTCGAGCTCAAGCACTTGCAAGAGCGCGTAAAGTTGATGCTGGGCAAACACTGA
- a CDS encoding tetratricopeptide repeat protein, which yields MPKRHRYLIALLLLILVPVTIGYLHRDTPPPAPSVPPHSYSKALRQAHDGKPGAARVLYQQLQRTDLPAIRRAALYAELPNYPSPQALKLARQDLQHTDPLVRRAAIASVRRLLPAAQRSLVLGPLLDDDDQSVRFATVDALLGLTPDAIGLYFGPLQAALEQYQAVLTQRPDDADAQVHLARLYLHENDYPQAGAALQRALAVAPDNLDALAAQVRLLERQGQHDPSRQVLAKALALRPDSAFLQHELGLWLNRHEQREYALLALSRAVELEPDNADYRYTLAVTLHDLDQADAAQKQLENLLSRQPANRKARVLLIQYWKETGQLQNVQVLLAELERQNPDDPFLQQGL from the coding sequence ATGCCCAAACGCCACCGCTACCTGATCGCCTTGCTGTTGCTGATCCTGGTACCGGTCACCATCGGCTACCTGCACCGCGACACGCCACCACCTGCCCCCAGCGTACCGCCACACAGCTACAGCAAAGCCCTGCGCCAGGCCCACGACGGCAAGCCCGGGGCTGCGCGGGTGCTTTACCAGCAACTGCAGCGCACCGACCTGCCCGCAATCCGCCGCGCCGCACTGTACGCCGAACTGCCCAATTACCCGTCACCCCAAGCCCTGAAGCTCGCCCGGCAAGACCTGCAGCACACTGACCCACTGGTGCGCCGCGCCGCCATCGCCAGCGTTCGCCGCCTGCTGCCCGCAGCCCAGCGCAGCCTGGTGCTGGGCCCGTTGCTCGATGATGATGACCAGAGCGTGCGTTTTGCCACGGTGGATGCCCTGCTCGGGCTGACCCCGGATGCGATCGGCCTGTATTTCGGCCCGCTTCAGGCTGCCCTTGAGCAATACCAGGCGGTGTTGACGCAACGGCCTGATGACGCCGATGCACAGGTGCACCTGGCCCGCCTGTACCTGCACGAGAACGATTACCCACAAGCCGGCGCAGCGTTGCAGCGCGCCCTGGCGGTTGCCCCGGACAACCTCGATGCCCTGGCCGCGCAGGTACGCCTGCTGGAGCGCCAGGGCCAGCACGACCCGTCACGCCAGGTACTTGCCAAAGCGCTGGCGTTGCGCCCGGACTCGGCCTTTTTGCAACATGAGCTGGGGTTGTGGCTCAACCGCCACGAGCAGCGCGAATACGCGTTGCTCGCCCTCTCGCGTGCGGTTGAACTGGAACCGGACAACGCCGACTACCGCTACACCCTTGCCGTCACCCTGCACGACCTGGACCAGGCCGATGCCGCCCAGAAGCAGCTGGAAAACCTGTTGAGCCGGCAGCCCGCCAACCGCAAGGCACGGGTGCTGTTGATCCAGTACTGGAAAGAAACCGGCCAGCTGCAGAATGTGCAGGTGCTGCTCGCGGAGCTGGAGCGGCAAAACCCCGACGATCCATTTTTGCAGCAAGGCCTGTAA
- a CDS encoding efflux transporter outer membrane subunit: MNLLKPLTPSLLALALAACAVGPDYQAPATEPAHFDSQDAQAKAFDRSRFESIWWKQFDDPVLNQLVQTSLDGNRDLRVAFARLKSARAIRDDAANDQLPVVTSRVSSDIGKGQIPGQTEDRVNSERYDLGLDMAWELDLFGRIQRQIEASDAQADAAQADLQQLQVSLIAELVDAYGQLRGAQLREKIAVANLKTQQESRTITVTLRDAGVGNELDVVRADARLAGVEATVPQLQAEQARARHRIATLLGQRPDALSVDLSPKALPAIAKALPVGDPGELLRRRPDIRSAERQLAAATANVGVATADLFPRVSLSGFLGFTAARGSQIGSSAANAWALGPSITWAAFDLGSVRARLRGAKADAEGALASYEQQVLLALEESANAFSDYDKTQQRLLSLIRQSEASRKAADLASVRYREGTVDYLVLLDAERERLSAEDAQAVGEVELYRGIVSIYKALGGGWQPETVASTR; the protein is encoded by the coding sequence ATGAACCTGCTCAAACCCCTGACCCCAAGCCTGCTTGCCTTGGCCCTGGCAGCCTGTGCAGTGGGCCCGGACTACCAGGCCCCCGCCACTGAACCGGCGCATTTCGACAGCCAGGACGCACAGGCCAAGGCCTTCGACCGCAGCCGCTTCGAAAGCATCTGGTGGAAGCAGTTCGACGACCCGGTACTGAACCAGTTGGTGCAGACCTCCCTGGACGGTAACCGCGACCTGCGCGTGGCCTTCGCCCGCCTGAAATCGGCACGGGCCATACGCGATGACGCCGCCAACGACCAGTTGCCGGTGGTCACCAGCCGCGTCAGCAGCGACATTGGCAAGGGCCAGATTCCCGGCCAGACCGAGGACCGGGTCAACAGCGAACGCTATGACCTCGGCCTGGACATGGCCTGGGAGCTTGACCTGTTCGGCCGCATTCAGCGCCAGATCGAGGCCAGCGATGCCCAGGCGGACGCCGCCCAGGCCGACCTGCAACAGCTGCAGGTCAGCCTGATTGCCGAACTGGTCGACGCTTATGGCCAGCTGCGCGGGGCGCAGCTGCGCGAGAAAATTGCCGTGGCCAACCTCAAGACCCAGCAGGAATCGCGCACCATCACCGTCACCCTGCGCGATGCCGGCGTGGGCAACGAACTGGATGTGGTGCGCGCCGATGCACGCCTGGCCGGCGTCGAAGCCACCGTGCCACAGCTGCAGGCCGAACAAGCTCGCGCCCGGCACCGCATCGCCACCCTCCTCGGCCAGCGCCCGGACGCCTTGAGCGTGGACTTGTCGCCCAAGGCCCTGCCTGCCATCGCCAAAGCCCTGCCAGTTGGCGACCCGGGCGAACTGCTGCGCCGCCGCCCGGACATTCGTAGCGCCGAACGTCAACTGGCGGCGGCCACCGCCAATGTTGGCGTGGCCACCGCCGACCTGTTCCCGCGGGTGAGCCTTAGCGGCTTCCTGGGCTTTACCGCCGCCCGGGGTTCGCAGATCGGCTCCTCGGCGGCCAATGCCTGGGCGCTGGGCCCGAGCATCACCTGGGCCGCGTTCGACCTGGGCAGCGTGCGGGCCCGCCTGCGCGGTGCCAAGGCCGATGCCGAAGGTGCGCTGGCCAGCTATGAACAGCAGGTACTGCTTGCCCTGGAGGAATCGGCCAATGCCTTCAGCGATTACGACAAGACTCAGCAACGGTTGCTGTCGCTGATTCGCCAGAGCGAGGCCAGCCGCAAGGCGGCCGACCTGGCCTCGGTGCGCTACCGCGAAGGCACGGTGGATTACCTGGTGCTGCTGGACGCCGAACGCGAGCGCCTGAGCGCCGAAGATGCCCAGGCCGTGGGCGAGGTCGAGCTTTACCGCGGCATTGTCTCGATCTACAAGGCCCTGGGCGGTGGCTGGCAGCCTGAAACGGTAGCCAGCACGCGCTGA